A single window of Kitasatospora sp. HUAS MG31 DNA harbors:
- a CDS encoding Fpg/Nei family DNA glycosylase, producing the protein MPEGHIIHRLAAENATTFGSRPVRVTSPQGRFAEGAALIDGRTLDGAEAHGKHLFLGFGESWVHIHLGLYGGFTFGAGQAPAPVGQIRLRLETEEAYADLRAPNTCELLTPGEKAAVHRRLGPDPLRADAVPNEAWHRIAASGTTVGALLMDQKVLAGVGNVYRAEVLFRLGISPHRAGRDLTRTEWDAIWADLVALMREGVGVGRIDTVRPEHTPEAMNRPPRVDDHGGEVYVYRRADQPCHVCGTGVRTETMASRNLFWCPTCQQR; encoded by the coding sequence GTGCCCGAGGGCCACATCATCCACCGGCTGGCCGCTGAGAACGCCACGACCTTCGGCAGCCGACCGGTCCGCGTGACCAGCCCGCAGGGCCGCTTCGCCGAGGGCGCCGCCCTGATCGACGGCCGCACCCTGGACGGGGCGGAGGCCCACGGCAAGCACCTGTTCCTGGGCTTCGGCGAGTCCTGGGTCCACATCCACCTCGGCCTCTACGGCGGCTTCACCTTCGGCGCCGGCCAGGCCCCCGCCCCGGTCGGCCAGATCCGCCTGCGCCTGGAGACGGAGGAGGCGTACGCGGACCTCCGCGCCCCGAACACGTGCGAGCTGCTGACCCCGGGCGAGAAGGCGGCGGTGCACCGCCGCCTCGGCCCGGACCCGCTCCGCGCCGACGCCGTCCCGAACGAGGCGTGGCACCGGATAGCCGCCAGCGGCACGACCGTGGGCGCCCTGCTGATGGACCAGAAGGTGCTGGCCGGCGTCGGCAACGTGTACCGGGCGGAGGTGCTGTTCCGGCTCGGGATCAGCCCGCACCGGGCGGGCCGCGACCTGACCCGTACCGAGTGGGACGCGATCTGGGCGGACCTGGTGGCCCTGATGCGCGAGGGCGTCGGGGTGGGCCGGATCGACACCGTCCGGCCCGAGCACACCCCCGAGGCCATGAACCGTCCGCCGCGGGTGGACGACCACGGCGGCGAGGTGTACGTGTACCGCCGGGCCGACCAGCCGTGCCACGTCTGCGGCACCGGGGTCCGCACGGAGACCATGGCCTCCCGGAACCTCTTCTGGTGCCCCACCTGCCAGCAGCGCTGA
- the aroB gene encoding 3-dehydroquinate synthase, which translates to MSDTVRIHVGGSAGHDPYDVLIGHQLLGELAPLIGPRARRVAVIHPEALAATGEAIREDLVAEGYEAIVLQVPNAEDAKSAEVAAYCWSVLGQTGFTRSDVVVGLGGGATTDLAGFVAATWLRGVRWISMPTTLLGMVDAAVGGKTGINIPEGKNMVGAFHPPAGVLADLGTLETLGKHDYVSGLAEVIKAGFIADPAILDLVEADPEGATTPAGPHTLELIRRAIQVKADVVSGDLKEAGRREILNYGHTLGHAIERNERYKWRHGAAISIGMVFAAELGRLAGRLDDETADRHRSVLASVGLPLTYRADAWPRLLDAMKIDKKSRGDLLRFVVLDGLGKTSILEGPDPSLLVAAYAEVSG; encoded by the coding sequence ATGAGTGACACCGTCAGGATTCACGTCGGCGGCAGCGCCGGCCACGACCCGTACGACGTGCTGATCGGGCACCAGCTGCTCGGCGAGCTCGCCCCGCTGATCGGCCCGAGGGCCAGGCGGGTGGCGGTCATCCACCCCGAGGCGCTGGCCGCCACCGGCGAGGCGATCCGCGAGGACCTGGTCGCCGAGGGCTACGAGGCGATCGTCCTGCAGGTGCCCAACGCCGAGGACGCCAAGAGCGCCGAGGTGGCGGCGTACTGCTGGTCGGTGCTCGGCCAGACCGGGTTCACCCGCAGCGACGTCGTCGTGGGCCTGGGCGGCGGTGCCACCACCGACCTGGCCGGCTTCGTGGCGGCCACCTGGCTGCGCGGGGTGCGCTGGATCTCGATGCCCACCACCCTGCTCGGCATGGTGGACGCCGCGGTCGGCGGCAAGACCGGCATCAACATCCCCGAGGGCAAGAACATGGTCGGGGCCTTCCACCCCCCGGCGGGCGTGCTGGCCGACCTCGGCACCCTGGAGACCCTGGGCAAGCACGACTACGTCTCCGGCCTGGCCGAGGTGATCAAGGCCGGCTTCATCGCCGACCCGGCCATCCTCGACCTGGTGGAGGCGGACCCGGAGGGTGCCACCACCCCCGCCGGGCCGCACACCCTGGAGCTGATCCGCCGCGCCATCCAGGTCAAGGCCGACGTGGTCTCCGGCGACCTCAAGGAGGCCGGCCGCCGGGAGATCCTCAACTACGGCCACACCCTCGGCCACGCCATCGAGCGCAACGAGCGCTACAAGTGGCGGCACGGCGCCGCGATCTCCATCGGCATGGTGTTCGCCGCCGAGCTCGGCCGCCTCGCCGGCCGGCTGGACGACGAGACCGCCGACCGGCACCGGTCCGTGCTGGCCTCGGTCGGCCTCCCGCTGACCTACCGGGCGGACGCCTGGCCGCGGCTGCTGGACGCCATGAAGATCGACAAGAAGTCCCGCGGCGACCTGCTGCGCTTCGTGGTCCTGGACGGCCTCGGCAAGACCTCCATCCTGGAGGGCCCGGACCCGTCCCTGCTGGTCGCCGCGTACGCGGAGGTCTCCGGATGA
- a CDS encoding AAA family ATPase — translation MSQQFAGGGPVPPHPTAPPYPLHQAAGRAPYPPQPVRRDRPTVPLKVVPPPGPAGAATGHFTLPIGAPVQLPAHQALQPVHTGPIAVLLIGPAGAGKTTVARHWAERRPTPTAHISLDDVREWVQAGFANPQSGWNTASEAQYRLARRTCGFACRNYLANGISCIIDDAVFPDRPAIGLGGWKRHIGPGMIPVVLLPGLDSVLARNARRSGNRRLSDEEVARIHGRMAGWRTSGLPIIDNSQLDVTATAAALDHAIHSRLTAAGG, via the coding sequence ATGTCGCAGCAGTTCGCAGGGGGAGGACCGGTGCCTCCGCACCCGACGGCGCCGCCGTACCCGCTCCACCAGGCGGCCGGGCGGGCGCCGTACCCGCCGCAGCCCGTCCGCCGGGACCGGCCGACGGTGCCGCTCAAGGTGGTGCCCCCGCCGGGGCCCGCCGGGGCCGCGACCGGCCACTTCACGCTGCCGATCGGCGCGCCGGTCCAGCTGCCCGCGCACCAGGCCCTGCAGCCGGTGCACACCGGGCCGATCGCCGTCCTGCTGATCGGGCCGGCCGGCGCCGGCAAGACCACCGTCGCCCGGCACTGGGCCGAGCGCCGGCCCACCCCCACCGCGCACATCAGCCTGGACGACGTCCGGGAATGGGTGCAGGCAGGCTTCGCCAACCCGCAGTCCGGGTGGAACACCGCCTCCGAGGCCCAGTACCGGCTGGCCCGGCGCACCTGCGGGTTCGCCTGCCGCAACTACCTCGCCAACGGGATCTCCTGCATCATCGACGACGCGGTCTTCCCGGACCGGCCGGCGATCGGGCTGGGCGGGTGGAAGCGGCACATCGGTCCGGGGATGATCCCGGTGGTGCTGCTGCCGGGGCTGGACTCGGTGCTGGCCCGGAACGCGCGGCGCAGCGGCAACCGGCGGCTCAGCGACGAGGAGGTCGCCCGCATCCACGGGCGGATGGCGGGCTGGCGGACCTCGGGGCTGCCGATCATCGACAACTCCCAGCTGGACGTCACCGCCACGGCGGCGGCCCTGGACCACGCCATCCACTCACGGCTGACCGCAGCGGGCGGGTGA
- the aroQ gene encoding type II 3-dehydroquinate dehydratase has translation MTRVMVLNGPNLGRLGSREPDVYGATSYAGLVERCGRLGEELGLTVEVHETNSEQQMVEWLHEAADGGVPVVINPGAFTHYSYAMRDAAAQRTAPLIEVHISNPYAREVFRHTSVIAAVASGTIAGFGIGSYELALRALAEQLTTR, from the coding sequence ATGACCCGGGTCATGGTGCTCAACGGCCCCAATCTGGGCCGGCTGGGCAGCCGTGAGCCGGACGTCTACGGCGCCACCTCCTACGCCGGGCTGGTCGAGCGCTGCGGCAGGCTCGGCGAGGAGCTGGGGCTCACCGTGGAGGTCCACGAGACCAACTCCGAGCAGCAGATGGTGGAGTGGCTGCACGAGGCGGCCGACGGCGGCGTCCCGGTCGTGATCAACCCCGGTGCGTTCACGCACTACTCGTACGCGATGCGCGACGCCGCCGCCCAGCGGACCGCGCCGCTGATCGAGGTGCACATCTCCAACCCGTACGCGCGGGAGGTGTTCCGGCACACCTCGGTGATCGCCGCCGTCGCCTCCGGCACCATCGCCGGCTTCGGGATCGGCTCGTACGAGCTGGCGCTGCGCGCCCTCGCGGAGCAGCTCACCACCCGCTGA